From one Macaca nemestrina isolate mMacNem1 chromosome 3, mMacNem.hap1, whole genome shotgun sequence genomic stretch:
- the LOC105463510 gene encoding fibrinogen beta chain → MKRMVSWSFHKFKTMKHLLLLLLCVFLVKSQGVNGNEEGPFSGRSHRPLDKKREEAPSLRPAPPPISGGGYRARPAKAAASQKKVERKAPDAGGCLHADPDLGVLCPTGCQLQEALLQQESPIRSSVDELKNSVQIVSQTSSSTFQYTYLLKDMWQKRQKQVKDNENVVNEYSSDLEKHQLYIDETVNSNIPTNLRVLRSILENLRSKIQKLESDVSAQMEYCRTPCTVSCNIPVVSGKECEEIIRKGGETSEMYLIQPDSSVKPYRVYCDMNTENGGWTVIQNRQDGSVDFGRKWNPYKQGFGNIATNTDGKNYCGLPGEYWLGNDKISQLTRMGPTELLIEMEDWKGDKVKAHYGGFTVQNEANKYQISVNKYRGTAGNALMDGASQLTGENRTMTIHNGMFFSTYDRDNDGWLTADPRKQCSKEDGGGWWYNRCHAANPNGRYYWGGKYTWDMAKHGTDDGVVWMNWKGSWYSMKKMSMKIRPFFPQQ, encoded by the exons ATGAAAAGGATGGTTTCTTGGAGCTTCCACAAATTTAAAACCATGAAACATCTATTATTGCTACTATTGTGTGTTTTTCTAGTTAAGTCCCAAGGTGTCAACGGCAATGAGGAg GGCCCCTTCAGTGGCCGCAGTCATCGACCCCTtgacaagaaaagagaagaggctCCCAGCCTGAGGCCTGCCCCACCGCCCATCAGTGGGGGTGGCTATCGGGCTCGTCCAGCCAAAGCAGCTGCCAGtcaaaagaaagtagaaagaaaagccCCTGATGCTGGAGGCTGTCTTCACGCTGACCCAGACCTG ggGGTGTTGTGTCCTACAGGATGTCAGTTGCAAGAAGCTTTGCTACAACAGGAAAGCCCAATCAGAAGTAGTGTTGATGAGTTAAAGAACAGTGTGCAAATTGTTTCCCAGACCTCCTCTTCTACCTTTCAGTACACGTATTTGCTGAAAGACATGTGGCAAAAGAGGCAGAAGCAAGTAAAAG ATAATGAAAATGTAGTAAATGAGTACTCCTCAGACCTGGAAAAGCACCAATTATATATAGATGAGACTGTGAATAGTAATATCCCAACTAATCTTCGTGTGCTTCGTTCAATCCTGGAAAACCTGAGaagcaaaatacaaaagttagaaTCTGATGTCTCAGCTCAAATGGAATATTGTCGCACCCCATGCACTGTCAGTTGTAATATTCCTGTGGTGTCTGGCAAAG AATGTGAGGAAATTATCAGGAAAGGTGGTGAAACATCTGAAATGTATCTCATTCAACCCGACAGTTCTGTCAAACCATATAGAGTATACTGTGATATGAACACAGAAAATGGCG GATGGACAGTGATTCAGAACCGTCAAGATGGTAGCGTTGACTTTGGCAGGAAATGGAATCCATATAAACAGGGATTTGGAAATATTGCAACCAACACAGATGGGAAGAATTACTGTGGCCTACCAG gtgAGTATTGGCTTGGAAATGATAAAATTAGCCAGCTTACCAGGATGGGACCCACAGAACTTTTGATTGAAATGGAGGACTGGAAAGGAGATAAAGTAAAGGCTCACTATGGAGGATTCACTGTACAGAATGAGGCCAACAAATACCAGATCTCAGTGAACAAATATAGAGGAACAGCCGGCAATGCCCTCATGGATGGAGCATCTCAGCTGACGGGAGAAAACAGGACCATGACCATTCACAATGGCATGTTCTTCAGCACATATGACAGAGACAATGACGGCTG gctaacagcagatccCAGGAAACAGTGTTCTAAAGAAGATGGTGGTGGATGGTGGTATAATAGGTGTCACGCAGCCAATCCAAATGGCAGATACTACTGGGGTGGAAAATATACCTGGGACATGGCAAAGCATGGCACAGATGATGGGGTAGTATGGATGAATTGGAAGGGGTCATGGTACTCAATGAAGAAGATGAGTATGAAGATCAGGCCCTTCTTCCCACAGCAATAG